One genomic region from Vibrio sp. SCSIO 43137 encodes:
- a CDS encoding nicotinate-nicotinamide nucleotide adenylyltransferase: MNKSEAKPGKIAVFGSAFNPPSLGHKSVIESLSHFDLVLLLPSISHAWGKEMLEFTTRCEMVELFISDLKMDNVTLSKVEQQLHKPGESVTTFAVLSELQKRHPDAEITFVLGPDNLLNFSKFYRAQEILSNWSVLACPEKVAVRSTDIRRAIAEGESVAALTTPGVVAFLQQHNLYGL, encoded by the coding sequence ATGAATAAAAGCGAAGCAAAACCGGGCAAAATAGCCGTATTTGGCAGCGCATTTAACCCGCCAAGTCTGGGGCATAAGAGCGTGATTGAGAGCCTGAGCCATTTTGATTTGGTACTTCTGCTTCCTAGTATCTCCCACGCATGGGGCAAAGAGATGCTGGAGTTTACTACCCGTTGTGAGATGGTTGAGCTGTTTATCTCTGATCTGAAAATGGACAATGTCACCCTATCAAAGGTTGAGCAACAGCTACATAAGCCGGGAGAGAGCGTTACCACCTTTGCGGTTCTGTCAGAGCTGCAAAAGCGCCATCCTGATGCGGAAATTACTTTTGTATTGGGGCCGGATAATTTGCTGAACTTTTCAAAGTTCTATCGCGCACAAGAGATACTGAGTAACTGGTCTGTACTTGCCTGTCCGGAAAAAGTGGCGGTGCGCAGTACTGATATACGTCGCGCTATTGCTGAAGGAGAGTCGGTTGCTGCACTCACAACCCCAGGCGTGGTGGCATTTCTGCAACAACATAATCTTTATGGCCTCTAA